In a single window of the Pseudogemmatithrix spongiicola genome:
- a CDS encoding MATE family efflux transporter, which yields MHSSPESTAAPAPASSGLWRDIRDAIRGAEHDYTQGPIGRAIFLLAVPMVLEMSMESIFAVVDAFFVGRLGPAAVATIGLTESLMVVIYTVAMGLSIGATATVARRIGEKDPDAAARATVQALLLGLLLSSVLGVLGAIFAPDLLALMGADAEVLAVGTGFARVSLAANGAVFLLFLVNAAFRGAGDAAVAMRVLMLGNAINIVLDPLLIFGVGFFPELGLVGAAWATFIGRAIGFLWALWHLSTGEGNLHVHKHHLGVEPATMFSIAKLSGWGTVQVALSSMSWIWLVRLTSTFGAAAVAGYTISIRILLFALMPAYGVGAAAATMVGQALGAENPDRAERSVWVAARINMLVLGLTGVAFWIFAPTMVSWFSEAADVRAVASYALRVMSLGFPLYALGMVLEQSFNGAGDTRTPSWINFFVFWVLQIPLAWWMSQRTDLGFRGVFIAVPMAYSALAIVSAILFRRGRWKVKQV from the coding sequence ATGCATAGCAGTCCCGAATCCACCGCAGCCCCCGCACCCGCGTCGAGCGGTCTCTGGCGCGACATCCGCGACGCCATCCGCGGCGCGGAGCACGATTACACGCAGGGTCCCATCGGGCGCGCGATCTTCCTGCTCGCGGTGCCGATGGTGCTCGAGATGTCGATGGAAAGCATCTTCGCGGTCGTCGATGCCTTCTTCGTCGGGCGCCTCGGCCCCGCCGCCGTCGCAACCATCGGGCTCACCGAATCGCTGATGGTCGTCATCTACACCGTCGCGATGGGCCTGAGCATCGGTGCCACCGCCACGGTGGCACGCCGCATCGGCGAGAAAGACCCAGACGCCGCCGCGCGCGCCACGGTCCAGGCCCTGCTCCTCGGCCTGCTCCTCTCCTCCGTGCTCGGCGTCCTCGGCGCGATCTTCGCGCCCGACTTGCTCGCGCTGATGGGTGCCGATGCCGAGGTGCTCGCGGTCGGCACGGGCTTCGCGCGGGTGTCGTTGGCGGCGAACGGCGCGGTGTTCCTGCTCTTCCTCGTGAACGCGGCCTTCCGTGGTGCCGGCGATGCCGCCGTGGCGATGCGCGTGCTGATGCTTGGCAACGCCATCAACATCGTGCTGGACCCGCTGCTGATCTTCGGCGTCGGGTTCTTTCCGGAGCTCGGGTTGGTCGGCGCCGCGTGGGCCACGTTCATCGGCCGCGCCATCGGGTTCCTCTGGGCGCTGTGGCACCTGAGCACCGGCGAGGGCAACCTGCACGTGCACAAGCACCACCTCGGCGTCGAGCCGGCGACGATGTTCAGCATCGCCAAGCTCTCCGGTTGGGGCACGGTGCAGGTGGCGCTGAGCTCGATGAGCTGGATCTGGCTCGTGCGGCTCACGTCGACGTTCGGCGCAGCGGCGGTCGCCGGCTACACGATCTCGATCCGCATCCTGTTGTTCGCCTTGATGCCCGCGTACGGCGTCGGGGCCGCCGCAGCCACGATGGTGGGCCAAGCCTTGGGCGCGGAGAATCCCGATCGCGCCGAACGCTCGGTGTGGGTGGCGGCGCGCATCAACATGCTCGTGCTCGGCCTGACGGGCGTGGCATTCTGGATCTTCGCGCCGACCATGGTGAGTTGGTTCAGCGAGGCAGCCGACGTGCGTGCGGTCGCGAGCTATGCGCTGCGCGTCATGTCGCTGGGCTTCCCGCTGTATGCGCTCGGCATGGTGCTCGAGCAGTCCTTCAACGGCGCGGGCGACACGCGCACGCCGAGTTGGATCAACTTCTTCGTCTTCTGGGTGCTGCAGATCCCGCTGGCCTGGTGGATGTCGCAGCGCACCGACCTGGGATTCCGCGGCGTGTTCATCGCCGTGCCGATGGCGTACTCCGCGCTGGCGATCGTCAGCGCGATCCTCTTCCGGCGCGGTCGCTGGAAGGTGAAGCAGGTGTAG
- a CDS encoding transketolase C-terminal domain-containing protein, producing MPPKTKPPAGPALDWRKVAYHVLCSRALDDVEEQTNRNRATVPKDHVVLYQFSARGHDMAQVILGQLLTGKRDAAGAYYRSRPLLLSLGLTLEDALGSPLGRAGGFSDGRDIGVVCNFPREEGCIVLPMAGDVGSQYTPTAGWAQGITYYRDILKDYRFNGSIGVALGGDASVATSGFWAALTMATTLKLPMLFYIEDNNLGISVSGDFQTPGANIAENLASFKNLLIRDGDGTDPAESARLLEEVVAHVRSGEGPALVRLTVPRLSSHSGPDNQKGYRSDAEIAADQKRDPLPRLRSFLVPSVMSAAEWSQLETEVARDVERALAAARNRPKPDASKIAEHRYANDTDDAPEAFGGLRRAERRKLGGSDAAQDEGELLRFAEAVRRTLRHELAVNPKVVVFGEDVGKKGGVHLVTEGLQKQFGSDRVFDTSLSEEGIIGRAAGLAISGLMPVAEIQFRKYADPATEQLNNAGTLRWRTANRFASPMVVRMPGGFGKDVGDPWHSLSDEVRFAHAYGWQVAMPSNAADAVGLLRAAMRSPNPTIFFEHRALLMTGDGAARYPGDDYVLPFGKARLVQEGKALTLVSWGAMVHRIADAIKPMGDAVEFLDLRSIAPWDRDAVLASVRKTGRCLIVHEDNITAGFGAEIAATVTQEAFWYLDAPVERLAPQDIPMPYHPDLLAAVLPGEAEIVSAVERILRI from the coding sequence ATGCCGCCGAAGACGAAACCGCCCGCCGGGCCCGCCCTCGATTGGCGCAAGGTCGCCTACCACGTCCTGTGCTCGCGCGCCCTCGACGATGTCGAGGAGCAGACGAACCGCAACCGCGCGACGGTCCCCAAGGACCACGTGGTCCTCTACCAGTTCTCGGCCCGCGGCCATGACATGGCACAGGTCATCCTCGGCCAGCTGCTGACCGGCAAGCGCGACGCCGCCGGGGCGTACTACCGCAGCCGACCGCTGCTGCTCTCGCTGGGACTCACCCTCGAAGATGCGCTCGGCTCACCGCTGGGCCGCGCCGGAGGGTTCTCCGATGGCCGCGACATCGGCGTCGTCTGCAACTTCCCGCGCGAAGAAGGCTGCATCGTCCTGCCGATGGCCGGCGACGTCGGCTCGCAGTACACACCCACCGCCGGCTGGGCGCAGGGCATCACGTACTATCGGGATATCCTCAAGGACTATCGCTTCAACGGCTCCATCGGCGTCGCGCTTGGCGGCGATGCCTCCGTGGCCACGAGCGGCTTCTGGGCGGCGCTCACGATGGCGACGACGCTCAAGCTGCCGATGCTGTTCTACATCGAGGACAACAACCTCGGCATCTCCGTCAGCGGCGATTTCCAGACGCCTGGCGCGAACATCGCCGAGAACCTGGCCTCGTTCAAGAACCTCCTGATCCGCGATGGCGACGGGACGGATCCCGCGGAGTCCGCGCGGTTGCTCGAGGAAGTCGTCGCGCACGTGCGCAGCGGCGAGGGTCCCGCGCTCGTCCGCCTCACGGTCCCGCGCCTGTCGTCGCACTCTGGGCCCGACAACCAGAAGGGATACCGCAGCGACGCCGAGATCGCCGCCGACCAGAAGCGCGATCCCCTGCCGCGGCTCCGCAGCTTCCTCGTGCCCAGCGTGATGAGCGCGGCCGAATGGAGCCAGCTCGAGACGGAAGTCGCGCGCGACGTCGAGCGTGCGCTGGCGGCGGCGCGGAATCGCCCGAAGCCTGACGCCAGCAAGATCGCCGAGCATCGCTACGCCAATGACACCGACGACGCGCCCGAGGCCTTCGGCGGCCTGCGTCGCGCCGAGCGCCGCAAGCTCGGCGGCAGCGATGCCGCGCAGGACGAAGGCGAGCTGCTGCGCTTCGCCGAGGCGGTACGCCGCACGCTGCGCCATGAACTCGCCGTGAACCCGAAGGTCGTCGTCTTCGGCGAGGACGTCGGCAAGAAGGGCGGCGTGCATCTCGTGACCGAAGGCCTGCAGAAGCAGTTCGGCTCGGACCGCGTCTTCGACACCTCGCTCAGCGAGGAGGGGATCATCGGCCGTGCCGCCGGTCTCGCCATCAGCGGGCTCATGCCCGTCGCCGAGATCCAGTTCCGCAAATACGCCGATCCGGCCACGGAGCAACTGAACAATGCCGGCACCTTGCGCTGGCGTACGGCGAATCGCTTCGCCTCGCCGATGGTGGTGCGCATGCCCGGCGGTTTCGGCAAGGACGTGGGCGATCCCTGGCACTCGCTGAGCGACGAAGTGCGCTTCGCGCATGCGTATGGTTGGCAGGTGGCGATGCCGTCGAACGCCGCCGATGCCGTGGGCTTGCTGCGCGCCGCGATGCGCAGCCCGAATCCGACGATCTTCTTCGAGCACCGCGCGCTGCTCATGACCGGCGATGGCGCAGCCCGCTATCCCGGCGACGACTACGTGCTGCCGTTCGGCAAGGCGAGGCTCGTCCAGGAGGGCAAGGCGCTCACGCTCGTCAGTTGGGGCGCCATGGTGCATCGCATCGCCGATGCCATCAAGCCCATGGGCGACGCGGTCGAGTTCCTCGACCTGCGCAGCATCGCCCCCTGGGACCGCGACGCCGTGCTGGCCAGCGTGCGTAAGACGGGCCGCTGCCTCATCGTGCATGAGGACAACATCACCGCCGGCTTCGGCGCCGAGATCGCCGCGACCGTCACGCAGGAGGCCTTCTGGTATCTGGATGCCCCCGTCGAGCGCCTCGCGCCGCAGGACATCCCGATGCCGTACCATCCGGACCTCCTCGCCGCGGTACTCCCGGGTGAGGCCGAGATCGTGTCGGCCGTGGAGCGCATACTGCGCATCTAG
- a CDS encoding enoyl-CoA hydratase-related protein produces the protein MPSILSELKDGVLELTLNRPDVLNSFDRAMAQALQGELARAAGEPEIRAVLLTGAGRGFCAGQDLQEALPQGDGPMPDISEIVRASYNPIIKAIRTLEKPVVCAVNGIAAGAGANLAFACDLTIAAEEASFVESFAKLGLIPDTSGTFFVPRLVGSQRATGMFFLAGKVSAKQAKEWGLIWDTAPGAELLATTRALAASLATQATRGFGLTKRAMNASWANGLDEQLEMEARCMQEAGRTKDYEEGVRAFLEKRAPTYRGQ, from the coding sequence ATGCCGAGCATCCTGAGCGAACTGAAGGACGGGGTCCTGGAGCTGACCCTGAACCGGCCGGACGTGCTGAACAGCTTTGACCGCGCGATGGCGCAGGCACTGCAGGGGGAGCTGGCGCGGGCCGCGGGCGAGCCGGAGATCCGGGCGGTGTTGCTGACCGGCGCCGGGCGCGGATTCTGCGCGGGGCAGGACCTCCAGGAGGCGCTGCCCCAGGGTGACGGGCCGATGCCCGACATCTCCGAGATTGTGCGTGCGAGCTACAACCCGATCATCAAGGCCATCCGCACGCTGGAAAAGCCGGTGGTCTGCGCGGTGAACGGCATCGCCGCGGGCGCCGGGGCCAATCTCGCATTCGCTTGCGACCTCACGATCGCCGCCGAAGAGGCAAGCTTCGTCGAGAGCTTCGCGAAGTTGGGGCTGATTCCCGATACCTCCGGCACGTTCTTCGTGCCGCGGCTCGTCGGGTCGCAGCGGGCCACCGGCATGTTCTTCCTTGCCGGCAAGGTGAGCGCCAAGCAGGCCAAGGAGTGGGGTCTGATCTGGGACACCGCGCCGGGCGCCGAGCTGCTGGCGACCACGCGAGCGCTGGCCGCGTCGTTGGCCACGCAGGCGACGCGCGGCTTCGGGCTCACGAAGCGCGCGATGAACGCATCGTGGGCAAATGGCCTCGACGAGCAGCTCGAGATGGAAGCCCGCTGCATGCAGGAAGCCGGGCGCACCAAGGACTATGAGGAAGGCGTGCGCGCCTTCCTTGAAAAGCGCGCGCCGACATACCGAGGGCAGTGA
- a CDS encoding 3-hydroxyacyl-CoA dehydrogenase NAD-binding domain-containing protein, producing the protein MAHALGSEIVVGVIGAGTMGAGIAQVAAANGHRVVLADASAAAVAKAKDGHAKAMARDLEKGKRTQADADAVLARIQYLHGVGATELAAFAPCGLVIEAIVEDLGIKQALFRALEAVVAREAVLASNTSSLSIAAIAGGCQHGERVVGIHFFNPAPVMALVEVIPALATDRAVLEASRALVERWGKRPVVASDTPGFIVNRIARPFYGESLRVLEEGIADVATIDWAMRTLGGFKMGPFELMDLIGNDVNYAVTRSVFEAMYYDPRYRPSLTQRRLVESGWLGRKAKRGYYDYRDGIAAPTPTEDEVLGRTIRDRVVAMLINEAVDAVQLRVASPEDIELAMTKGVNYPRGLLSWGDALGPAAVLATLESLQQEYGEDRYRPSPLLRRVAKGGGKLLP; encoded by the coding sequence ATGGCGCACGCACTCGGCAGCGAGATTGTCGTCGGGGTGATCGGCGCGGGCACGATGGGTGCCGGCATCGCGCAGGTGGCCGCCGCCAATGGGCACCGCGTCGTGCTCGCCGATGCGTCGGCGGCGGCGGTCGCCAAGGCCAAGGACGGGCATGCGAAGGCGATGGCGCGCGACCTTGAGAAGGGCAAGCGCACGCAGGCCGACGCGGATGCCGTGCTCGCGCGCATCCAGTACCTGCACGGTGTCGGCGCCACGGAGCTCGCGGCCTTCGCGCCCTGCGGTCTGGTCATCGAAGCGATCGTCGAGGACCTCGGCATCAAGCAGGCGCTCTTCCGCGCGCTCGAAGCGGTGGTTGCGCGCGAGGCGGTACTGGCGTCGAACACGTCGAGCCTGAGCATCGCGGCGATTGCCGGTGGCTGCCAGCACGGCGAGCGCGTGGTGGGCATCCACTTCTTCAATCCGGCGCCGGTGATGGCGCTGGTGGAAGTGATCCCGGCGCTGGCGACGGACCGCGCGGTGCTGGAGGCGAGCCGCGCGCTGGTGGAGCGCTGGGGCAAGCGTCCGGTGGTGGCGTCCGACACGCCGGGCTTCATCGTGAATCGGATCGCGCGCCCGTTCTATGGGGAGTCGCTTCGGGTGCTCGAGGAAGGGATTGCCGACGTCGCGACGATCGACTGGGCCATGCGCACGCTCGGCGGATTCAAGATGGGACCCTTCGAGCTGATGGACCTGATCGGCAACGACGTCAACTACGCGGTGACGCGCAGCGTGTTCGAGGCGATGTACTACGATCCGCGCTATCGGCCGTCGCTGACGCAGCGCCGCTTGGTCGAAAGCGGCTGGCTGGGGCGCAAGGCGAAGCGCGGCTACTACGACTACCGCGACGGCATCGCCGCACCGACGCCGACCGAGGACGAAGTGCTCGGCCGCACGATTCGCGACCGCGTCGTCGCCATGCTCATCAACGAGGCGGTGGATGCGGTGCAGCTCCGCGTGGCCTCGCCGGAGGACATCGAGCTCGCGATGACCAAGGGCGTGAACTATCCCCGCGGGTTGCTCAGCTGGGGTGACGCCCTGGGTCCGGCCGCGGTGCTCGCCACGCTCGAGTCGCTGCAGCAGGAGTACGGCGAGGACCGCTACCGGCCGAGTCCGTTGCTGCGTCGGGTCGCCAAGGGCGGCGGGAAGCTGCTGCCGTGA
- a CDS encoding PaaI family thioesterase: MSAQDVIARMFAQDAFSQWLGIQVLEAREGYCRLQMTVREEMTNGFGTAHGGIVFSFADTALAFCTNASGEISVALDCTISYPAAVKPGDVLTAVGEQETTSRKVGFARVTVTNQDDVTVGHFRGTVYRTQKPHR, from the coding sequence GTGAGCGCGCAGGATGTGATCGCGCGGATGTTCGCGCAGGATGCCTTCTCGCAGTGGCTCGGCATCCAGGTGCTGGAGGCCCGCGAGGGCTACTGCCGCCTGCAGATGACGGTGCGCGAGGAGATGACGAACGGATTCGGCACGGCGCACGGCGGCATCGTGTTCTCGTTCGCCGATACCGCGCTGGCCTTCTGCACCAACGCGAGCGGCGAGATCAGCGTCGCGCTCGACTGTACGATCAGCTACCCGGCCGCCGTGAAGCCCGGCGACGTGCTCACCGCGGTGGGCGAACAGGAGACGACGTCGCGCAAGGTGGGATTCGCGCGCGTCACCGTGACCAACCAGGACGACGTGACCGTGGGGCATTTCCGCGGCACCGTGTACCGCACCCAGAAGCCCCATCGATGA